The Chryseobacterium indicum genome includes a window with the following:
- a CDS encoding DUF6705 family protein, whose translation MKKIFLFIILTILFSQHLKSQIIEAPEPYTVFDLAQGIDYHVEDLRYYKDINGSLNPFIGVWKSTTGNKTFKLTLWKKEMVLYLRKFYIDEIHGDFMVIENEGQPNETILFDSKYPTNDPTPFTPMIMLRGTYPQVSGVVYDNSRWHIDKSTWKTFLLLFKILPGNTTAQWITDERSGIKDTDPYVNPYIPKDITLTKQ comes from the coding sequence ATGAAAAAAATATTTTTATTTATAATACTCACAATTTTATTTTCTCAGCATCTAAAATCACAAATAATTGAGGCGCCAGAACCATATACCGTTTTTGATCTTGCCCAAGGAATAGATTATCATGTAGAAGATTTACGCTATTATAAAGATATTAATGGTTCATTAAATCCTTTTATTGGTGTTTGGAAAAGTACAACCGGAAATAAAACCTTTAAACTTACATTATGGAAAAAAGAAATGGTTTTATATTTACGTAAATTTTATATAGACGAAATTCATGGTGATTTTATGGTAATCGAAAATGAAGGACAACCAAATGAGACAATCCTTTTTGATTCTAAATATCCTACGAATGATCCCACTCCATTTACACCAATGATAATGCTACGAGGAACATATCCTCAAGTTTCAGGTGTTGTTTATGATAATTCTCGTTGGCATATTGATAAAAGCACTTGGAAAACATTTCTTTTACTTTTTAAAATTTTACCCGGCAATACGACCGCACAATGGATAACAGATGAAAGATCGGGCATTAAAGATACTGATCCTTATGTAAATCCTTATATTCCTAAAGATATCACTCTTACTAAACAATAA
- a CDS encoding DUF6705 family protein codes for MKKIFLFIILTILFSQHLKSQIIEAPEPYTVFDLAQGIDYHVKDLRYYKDINGTLNPFIGVWKNTTGNKTFKVTLKKKEMILFTNGFYYDGIEGDFIVIQNEGQPNETVLFNSKYPTNDNVPFPEMIMLHGIYPQMGGVVYDNSRWHSDKSTWKEFLLLFKILPGNTTAQWITDERSGMKDTDPYVNPYIPKDIILTKQ; via the coding sequence ATGAAAAAAATATTTTTATTTATAATACTCACAATTTTATTTTCTCAGCATCTAAAATCACAAATAATTGAGGCGCCAGAACCATATACCGTTTTTGATCTTGCCCAAGGAATAGATTATCATGTAAAAGATTTACGCTATTATAAAGATATTAATGGTACACTTAATCCCTTCATAGGAGTATGGAAAAATACAACTGGAAATAAAACTTTTAAAGTAACATTAAAGAAAAAAGAAATGATCTTGTTTACAAATGGCTTTTATTATGACGGAATTGAAGGAGATTTTATAGTAATTCAAAATGAAGGACAACCCAATGAAACAGTTCTTTTTAATTCAAAATATCCAACGAATGATAATGTTCCCTTTCCAGAAATGATCATGTTACATGGAATATATCCTCAAATGGGTGGTGTTGTTTACGATAATTCTCGTTGGCATAGTGATAAAAGCACTTGGAAAGAATTTCTTTTGCTCTTTAAAATTTTACCCGGCAATACGACTGCACAATGGATCACAGACGAAAGGTCAGGGATGAAGGATACCGATCCTTATGTAAATCCTTATATTCCTAAAGATATAATTCTTACAAAACAATAA
- a CDS encoding helix-turn-helix domain-containing protein, protein MSIGTKVRQYREAKNWSQEDLAMRLDTTQTTISNIESDKNIPNSLLLNKIAQELEVNINDLLNDASTIITDNELHDQSAINQYNPVFNIQSPEMLEAILKNQEQIAKLIDSQNKLIEKLLKEK, encoded by the coding sequence ATGAGTATAGGAACCAAAGTAAGACAGTACAGGGAAGCGAAAAACTGGTCGCAGGAAGATCTTGCCATGCGTCTTGATACCACGCAGACCACGATCTCGAATATTGAGTCTGACAAAAATATTCCCAACTCTTTACTGCTGAATAAAATTGCTCAGGAACTGGAAGTTAATATTAATGATCTCCTTAATGATGCATCTACAATTATTACTGATAATGAACTTCATGACCAATCAGCAATAAATCAGTACAATCCTGTCTTTAATATTCAGTCTCCTGAAATGCTGGAAGCGATTTTGAAAAATCAGGAGCAGATAGCAAAACTTATCGATTCACAAAATAAACTGATAGAAAAACTGTTAAAAGAAAAATAG
- a CDS encoding DUF6261 family protein has translation MEKLKLTSVHIPSLHHAEFGQFIVRFFEDFAQTSLDANTDGDFKTLFDKIQNQLPAYNSALDQIRASEETEKIAGADKVRDKDVQALKDSLKPYRNAKTEAEKDAYTSLKLLLDQYKGVEDAAYEEETNKLNTLLGKLVSPEYSSHVATLGIVKFVNHLADSNTAFNDLFSHRSYQTSQKQVYDVKALRKSLTDDYRQMTDYISVMANLKADPFYKDVLAVVNNSRKYFSDVVAKRKGKPSPSTEK, from the coding sequence ATGGAAAAACTAAAACTTACTTCGGTACACATCCCGTCGTTACATCATGCAGAATTTGGGCAGTTCATCGTTCGTTTCTTTGAAGATTTTGCCCAGACATCCTTAGACGCCAATACGGACGGAGACTTTAAAACTTTGTTTGATAAAATTCAGAATCAGCTTCCTGCCTACAACAGCGCACTGGACCAGATACGCGCCAGTGAAGAAACCGAGAAAATTGCCGGTGCAGATAAAGTAAGAGACAAAGATGTACAGGCTCTTAAAGATTCTTTAAAACCTTACAGAAATGCAAAAACAGAAGCCGAAAAAGATGCTTATACTTCCCTGAAGCTTTTACTGGACCAGTACAAAGGAGTAGAAGACGCCGCTTATGAAGAAGAAACCAATAAGCTGAACACACTGCTTGGTAAGCTCGTTTCTCCCGAATACAGTTCTCATGTAGCGACATTGGGAATTGTAAAATTTGTAAATCATCTGGCAGATTCCAACACCGCTTTTAATGATCTGTTTTCTCACCGTTCTTATCAGACATCGCAAAAGCAGGTGTATGATGTAAAGGCACTGCGAAAAAGTTTAACAGATGATTACAGACAGATGACAGACTATATCTCTGTAATGGCAAACTTAAAAGCAGACCCTTTTTATAAGGATGTTCTGGCGGTTGTTAATAATTCGAGAAAATATTTCTCCGATGTAGTTGCCAAAAGAAAAGGAAAGCCTTCTCCATCTACAGAAAAATAA
- a CDS encoding Crp/Fnr family transcriptional regulator produces MKEAPNIYQPIIDYFERVAALDETEKDLVKELFTYHSFKRKEFLLREGEICNKFCFIVKGCMRMYMIDEKGTTHILQFAAENWIIVDALSFRQRTASNLSIDTLEASEVLYITPENLKLLYEKAPIFNYIIRDLLEKHLTTIQRRLLQYMSSTGEERYLAFQKTYAQFANRLPQTQIAAYLGITPEHLSKIRKDITKPRHFIS; encoded by the coding sequence ATGAAGGAAGCCCCAAATATATATCAGCCGATTATAGATTATTTTGAACGTGTTGCCGCTTTGGATGAAACCGAAAAAGATCTTGTTAAAGAGTTATTTACCTATCATAGCTTTAAAAGAAAAGAATTTTTATTGCGCGAGGGAGAAATCTGTAATAAGTTCTGTTTTATTGTAAAAGGCTGTATGCGGATGTATATGATCGATGAAAAAGGGACCACTCACATTCTTCAGTTCGCTGCTGAGAACTGGATTATTGTTGATGCTTTAAGCTTTAGACAGCGTACTGCTTCAAACCTCAGTATTGATACCCTGGAAGCTTCCGAAGTTCTGTACATTACACCCGAAAACTTAAAGTTGTTATATGAAAAAGCGCCGATATTCAATTATATTATTCGTGATCTGCTGGAGAAACATTTAACAACCATCCAAAGAAGGCTTCTGCAATACATGAGTTCTACGGGCGAGGAAAGATATCTGGCTTTCCAGAAAACATATGCCCAGTTTGCCAACAGGCTTCCGCAAACCCAGATTGCGGCTTATTTGGGCATTACTCCGGAGCATTTAAGTAAAATACGCAAAGACATTACCAAACCCAGACATTTTATTTCTTAA
- a CDS encoding NAD(P)H-dependent oxidoreductase translates to MQNVLIVSGHPDSENSYANTAVLENILKLFPDAGISRLDQLYPDFQIDVKSEQEKLVNADVIIWQFPLHWYSFPALMKKYIDDVYAFGFAHGAGGDKLKGKKLILSLTTGASEDLYDYGKAMNYPIGDFLPPLIQTAKLCRMEIQEPVYSMGMQYIPGVYPFETLEIIKAKAKDHAHRLATLMSEVLMTKKD, encoded by the coding sequence ATGCAAAATGTACTGATTGTCTCCGGACACCCCGATTCTGAAAATTCTTATGCCAATACAGCCGTTTTAGAAAATATTTTAAAACTGTTTCCCGATGCCGGAATAAGCCGTTTAGACCAGCTTTACCCCGATTTTCAGATTGACGTAAAATCTGAACAGGAAAAACTTGTAAATGCGGATGTCATTATCTGGCAGTTTCCCCTGCACTGGTATTCTTTTCCGGCTTTGATGAAAAAGTATATTGATGATGTGTATGCTTTCGGTTTTGCGCACGGCGCAGGCGGAGATAAGCTGAAAGGTAAAAAGCTGATTCTGTCATTAACTACAGGCGCTTCAGAAGATCTGTATGATTATGGAAAAGCAATGAATTATCCGATTGGGGATTTTCTGCCTCCGCTTATCCAGACTGCAAAACTTTGCCGGATGGAAATTCAGGAGCCTGTTTATTCCATGGGAATGCAATATATCCCCGGCGTTTATCCCTTTGAAACTTTAGAAATTATAAAAGCCAAGGCTAAAGATCATGCCCACAGATTAGCTACCCTGATGAGTGAAGTGTTAATGACTAAGAAAGATTAA
- a CDS encoding type 1 glutamine amidotransferase domain-containing protein produces MNTVLKPVLCVVTSNNVKGSTGIPTGFWLSELTHVLEQLEKSGVPYELASVKGGEPPVDKDSLDASDPVNEHYLNDAEFQHQLKNTIKIDDADASGYSAVFFAGGHGTMWDFADSEGIQKVTKEIYENGGLVSAVCHGPAALVNVTLSDDTYLVDGKKLAAFTNDEEAEVQATDIVPFLLETALINHGALHHAASNWTKNVIADGRLITGQNPASAAGVGEELARQLTNNSK; encoded by the coding sequence ATGAATACAGTATTAAAACCCGTTCTTTGTGTTGTTACAAGCAATAATGTAAAAGGATCTACAGGCATTCCGACAGGATTCTGGCTGAGCGAATTAACGCACGTTTTGGAACAACTGGAAAAATCAGGTGTACCCTATGAATTAGCTTCTGTTAAAGGTGGGGAACCTCCTGTTGATAAAGACAGCTTAGATGCGTCTGATCCCGTAAATGAACATTATCTGAATGATGCGGAATTTCAGCATCAGTTAAAAAATACCATTAAGATCGATGATGCAGATGCTTCCGGATATTCCGCAGTATTTTTTGCAGGCGGTCATGGTACCATGTGGGATTTTGCAGACAGCGAAGGTATACAGAAAGTGACGAAAGAAATTTATGAAAACGGAGGTCTTGTTTCGGCGGTTTGTCACGGTCCTGCAGCATTAGTGAACGTTACATTAAGCGACGATACGTATCTGGTAGACGGTAAAAAATTAGCTGCTTTTACCAATGACGAAGAAGCGGAAGTTCAGGCTACGGATATCGTTCCTTTTCTTCTGGAAACCGCTTTGATTAATCACGGAGCATTGCATCATGCAGCATCGAACTGGACGAAAAATGTAATCGCGGACGGACGTCTTATTACAGGACAGAATCCGGCTTCCGCAGCAGGTGTGGGAGAAGAACTTGCAAGACAGCTTACCAATAACAGCAAATAA
- a CDS encoding aldo/keto reductase has protein sequence MKNLPKIALGTWSWGAGFAGSDQVFGNHLTAGELKPVFDEAVKSGLNLWDTALVYGMGSSEKVLGEFIKDYPREDLFISTKFTPQFAKELANPVEEMLNQSFENLGTDYVDFYWIHNPVGAPKWVSHLIPLLKSGKVKNVGVSNHNLEQIKQANDILAKEGFRISAVQNHYSLLYRSSEDAGILDYCNGNNITFFAYMVLEQGALSGKYNTQNPLPEGSGRGNTYNKILPQLEELTNAMRIIGERKNVSVAQIAVAWAIAKKTLPIIGVTKIDQVEEMLKASVIELSQDEMNTIETLARNAGVDTKGSWEESMV, from the coding sequence ATGAAAAATTTACCAAAAATAGCATTGGGAACATGGTCCTGGGGAGCAGGTTTTGCAGGAAGCGATCAGGTTTTCGGAAACCATTTAACCGCCGGTGAGCTAAAACCCGTTTTTGATGAGGCAGTGAAATCCGGACTGAACTTGTGGGATACAGCACTGGTTTACGGCATGGGATCTTCAGAAAAAGTACTGGGCGAATTTATAAAAGATTATCCGCGTGAAGATCTGTTCATATCAACTAAATTTACCCCTCAGTTTGCAAAAGAATTGGCGAATCCTGTGGAAGAGATGCTTAACCAAAGCTTTGAAAATCTGGGGACGGATTATGTTGATTTTTACTGGATTCATAATCCCGTAGGAGCGCCCAAATGGGTTTCCCACCTTATCCCTTTATTGAAAAGCGGAAAGGTGAAAAATGTAGGGGTTTCCAATCATAATCTGGAGCAGATTAAGCAGGCGAATGATATTCTGGCAAAAGAAGGTTTTAGAATCTCTGCCGTTCAGAATCATTACAGTTTATTGTACCGTTCTTCGGAAGATGCGGGAATTTTAGACTACTGCAACGGGAATAATATTACATTCTTTGCTTATATGGTTTTGGAGCAGGGAGCTTTATCGGGAAAATACAATACGCAGAATCCTTTACCTGAAGGAAGCGGAAGAGGCAATACCTACAATAAGATACTTCCTCAGTTGGAAGAGTTGACGAATGCAATGCGCATTATTGGAGAGCGTAAAAATGTTTCAGTTGCACAAATTGCTGTCGCATGGGCGATCGCGAAAAAAACGTTGCCCATTATCGGAGTTACTAAAATCGATCAGGTAGAAGAAATGTTAAAGGCTTCCGTTATAGAACTTTCTCAGGATGAAATGAATACGATTGAAACACTTGCCCGAAATGCAGGCGTGGATACCAAAGGTTCGTGGGAAGAATCTATGGTGTAG
- a CDS encoding muconolactone Delta-isomerase family protein, protein MKTVIANVINDLAKIPNLDELMPKEMARATELVEQGTLKHLFIKDDHMGAVLVLANVNAEEAKKVMESFPMFPQFQEVIYTETEQSF, encoded by the coding sequence ATGAAAACAGTAATCGCCAACGTAATTAACGATTTAGCTAAAATTCCAAACCTGGACGAATTAATGCCTAAAGAAATGGCAAGAGCAACAGAACTGGTAGAACAGGGAACATTAAAACATCTGTTTATAAAAGATGATCATATGGGAGCCGTATTGGTTTTAGCAAATGTAAATGCAGAAGAAGCTAAAAAAGTAATGGAGTCTTTCCCGATGTTTCCCCAATTTCAGGAAGTGATCTATACAGAAACAGAACAGTCGTTTTAA
- a CDS encoding helix-turn-helix domain-containing protein — MKIVSNFKDIHIGSYVKMRVDELDIDLVRICSFLKCSEAEVAEMYRKQSIECNILLKWSKLLNYDFFRLYSQHIILYAPPVKASDSTKISSLPKFRKNIYTKNLIEYILELMRSGEKSADSIMREYGIPKTTLYKWKAKHDENNS, encoded by the coding sequence ATGAAAATAGTATCAAATTTTAAAGACATCCATATAGGCTCATATGTTAAAATGAGAGTGGATGAGTTGGATATAGATTTAGTACGGATATGCAGTTTTCTGAAATGTTCAGAAGCTGAGGTTGCAGAGATGTATAGAAAACAAAGCATAGAATGCAATATACTTCTAAAATGGAGCAAATTACTGAATTACGATTTTTTCAGATTGTATTCCCAGCACATTATATTGTATGCTCCACCTGTTAAAGCATCCGATTCCACAAAGATATCGTCTCTTCCGAAATTCAGAAAAAACATATACACTAAGAATCTTATAGAATACATTTTGGAACTTATGAGATCCGGAGAGAAAAGTGCAGATTCTATTATGCGGGAATACGGAATACCCAAGACAACATTATATAAATGGAAAGCCAAGCATGATGAGAACAATTCCTGA
- a CDS encoding helix-turn-helix domain-containing protein: MRTIPDYKKIYHDIILKICPEREPEFKYFLDKETLLSWDIVKLDNLIFNKKDQDSVVFNQRHRSYDDETILYIIKYQKEHKMNNSHTSKYFRISRNTLTKWKKIYKI; this comes from the coding sequence ATGAGAACAATTCCTGATTATAAGAAAATTTATCATGACATTATTTTAAAAATATGTCCTGAAAGGGAACCGGAGTTTAAGTATTTTTTAGATAAAGAGACTTTGTTATCCTGGGATATAGTGAAACTTGATAATTTAATTTTTAATAAGAAAGATCAGGACTCTGTAGTATTTAATCAGAGACACCGATCGTATGATGATGAGACGATTCTGTACATCATAAAATATCAGAAAGAGCATAAGATGAATAATTCTCATACTTCAAAGTATTTTAGAATCAGCAGAAACACTTTAACGAAATGGAAAAAAATATATAAAATTTAA
- a CDS encoding formimidoylglutamase — MNFEDFIISPRNFRTENWQIGAGITKEIKEDSIVLLFVSDYRGANGDAEVQDFTGIRNEFYKLSQLDFEIPIVDLGDLVSGKSVQDSHYILQEVLSACHYKRAIPVIVGGSNDLAFSLFSALNFHTKSINYTQISNIISLKQGEMINEHTFLSKIFGAKTFSIKNYHHLGYQKHLNEADSVRLIKEVEFDIIRLAEMMNSTEKTEPFFRKADLVTVNCDAIESFSEPFSMNPQVNGLNRREVCAYMKEIGLSENLKSVGIFNYNIYSENQLNQQLLAQMIWYLIEGINIQRSHPKERHYEVFYVLVDDRQYAFKRDTFSNLWYFGDDENIENCVPCSRKDFDDAKKGWLNARLTKI, encoded by the coding sequence ATGAATTTTGAAGATTTTATCATTTCCCCAAGAAATTTCAGGACAGAAAACTGGCAGATTGGGGCAGGAATCACGAAGGAAATAAAAGAAGACAGTATCGTACTTCTTTTTGTTTCAGATTACAGAGGCGCAAATGGGGATGCAGAAGTTCAGGATTTTACAGGGATCAGGAATGAATTCTATAAACTCTCACAGCTCGATTTTGAAATTCCGATAGTGGATCTTGGAGACCTTGTTTCCGGAAAATCTGTTCAGGATTCTCATTATATTCTGCAGGAAGTATTGTCGGCGTGTCATTACAAAAGAGCGATTCCGGTGATTGTGGGCGGTTCGAATGATTTAGCTTTTTCGCTTTTTTCGGCGCTTAATTTCCATACCAAAAGCATCAATTATACGCAGATCAGCAATATTATTTCCCTGAAACAGGGCGAAATGATTAATGAGCATACGTTTTTAAGCAAGATTTTCGGAGCGAAAACTTTTTCCATAAAAAATTACCATCATTTAGGCTATCAGAAACATCTGAATGAAGCAGATTCAGTAAGATTAATCAAAGAAGTTGAATTTGATATTATCCGCCTTGCTGAAATGATGAATTCTACCGAAAAAACAGAACCTTTCTTCAGAAAAGCGGATCTGGTGACAGTAAATTGTGATGCCATCGAAAGTTTCAGCGAACCTTTTTCCATGAATCCGCAGGTGAACGGACTGAACCGCAGAGAAGTCTGCGCGTATATGAAGGAAATCGGTTTAAGTGAAAATTTAAAGTCTGTCGGGATTTTCAACTATAATATTTACTCCGAAAACCAGCTTAATCAACAGCTTCTCGCACAAATGATCTGGTATCTGATCGAAGGAATCAATATTCAGAGATCACACCCGAAAGAAAGACATTATGAAGTGTTTTATGTTTTGGTAGATGATAGACAATATGCTTTCAAACGGGATACTTTCAGTAATCTCTGGTATTTCGGAGACGATGAAAATATAGAAAACTGCGTTCCCTGTTCCCGAAAAGATTTTGATGATGCCAAAAAAGGCTGGCTGAATGCACGACTGACGAAAATATAA
- a CDS encoding glycosyltransferase family 2 protein, with product MKNVPSKISVIVPVYNVENYLAKCLDSLVRQTYQNIEILVVNDGSKDDSEHIIQEYAQKYPEKIKPFIKENGGLSDARNFGIDHATGDYLGFVDSDDYVASSMFEEMVHLAEKHQSKMVICNIQKVDENGKVTQKLTQIPNMPEKIDLGNNFSVFSDLSYFACNKLFKKELFRDKRFKKGAHFEDIQLIPQLLLECDTISQTQNFHYQYLERTDSITKTHTEKGLDILKAVIDVEEVFEKSGYSGRKKELKNFQIFEGVYSFLAYLAFVKDERTFYDMSAKLEIFIKDRELKLKDILNYSRFDKNYLLSLPLKKKIYYLLFFAGQKKLIRKLV from the coding sequence ATGAAAAATGTTCCCTCAAAAATTTCTGTTATTGTTCCCGTCTATAATGTTGAAAATTATCTCGCAAAATGTCTGGATTCATTAGTCCGTCAAACCTATCAGAATATTGAGATTCTTGTCGTAAATGACGGAAGCAAAGATGATTCTGAACACATTATTCAGGAGTATGCGCAGAAATATCCCGAAAAAATTAAGCCTTTTATAAAAGAAAACGGCGGTTTGAGTGACGCGCGGAATTTCGGCATCGATCATGCAACAGGAGATTATCTCGGATTTGTAGACAGTGATGATTATGTTGCGTCTTCCATGTTTGAAGAAATGGTGCATCTTGCTGAAAAACATCAGTCGAAGATGGTAATCTGCAATATTCAGAAAGTAGATGAAAACGGAAAAGTAACGCAAAAACTTACACAGATTCCCAATATGCCGGAAAAAATTGATCTCGGAAATAATTTTTCCGTTTTTTCCGATCTCAGCTACTTTGCATGCAACAAATTGTTTAAAAAAGAACTTTTTAGGGACAAAAGATTTAAAAAAGGGGCGCATTTTGAGGATATTCAGTTAATCCCCCAGCTTTTGCTGGAATGTGACACCATTTCTCAAACGCAGAATTTCCATTATCAGTATCTTGAACGTACCGATTCTATTACCAAAACCCATACGGAAAAAGGACTGGATATTCTGAAAGCGGTAATAGATGTAGAAGAGGTTTTTGAAAAGTCCGGATATTCCGGCAGAAAGAAAGAGCTTAAAAATTTTCAGATTTTTGAAGGAGTGTATTCTTTTCTGGCTTATCTTGCTTTTGTAAAAGACGAAAGAACTTTTTATGATATGTCGGCAAAATTAGAGATATTTATCAAAGATAGAGAACTGAAATTGAAAGATATATTGAATTATAGTCGTTTTGATAAGAATTATCTGCTATCTTTGCCACTGAAAAAAAAGATATACTATCTGTTGTTTTTTGCAGGGCAGAAAAAACTGATAAGAAAATTAGTGTAA
- a CDS encoding glycosyltransferase family 4 protein: MKNFELFLNQSGIPIFYVKVGFGFLFSFLITYFSVPTIIKISRRKNLMDEPGVRSSHLRKIPNLGGIAIFYSIGICASIFAYELFDLYKFLFASLVILLYIGIMDDIVVMRAYKKLVAQIVVSAFIVIGSDIRIRSLFGIFGIYEMEYVISVIFSILTFIILINAFNLIDGIDGLAGGYSVICSALFGISYYRLGEYNYPLVVLSTIIIGAVLAFLYYNLSNYRTNKIFMGDTGSMLLGFLLAFTSICFIDIFIDKKLPGIPRYHLQSAPVVAVAILILPIVDTLNVIMVRLINKKSPFDADKNHIHHKLLKLNLTHRRSSFYIVVYYLFIVTVAYYLRHINVNLLLLIVLFLGFLGAYIPDFIYLLKKNNKKTIN; this comes from the coding sequence ATGAAGAATTTTGAATTGTTCTTAAACCAGTCAGGGATTCCTATTTTTTATGTAAAAGTAGGCTTTGGTTTTTTATTTTCTTTTTTAATCACCTATTTTTCCGTTCCCACGATCATTAAAATTTCCCGCAGGAAAAATTTAATGGACGAACCTGGGGTAAGAAGTTCCCATCTCCGAAAAATCCCTAATCTTGGCGGGATCGCGATTTTCTATTCTATCGGAATCTGTGCTTCTATTTTCGCTTACGAACTGTTTGATCTCTATAAATTTCTATTCGCTTCCCTCGTTATTTTGCTTTACATTGGAATAATGGATGATATCGTTGTAATGAGAGCCTACAAAAAACTGGTAGCACAGATTGTGGTATCTGCATTTATAGTTATTGGCTCAGATATAAGGATCAGAAGCCTTTTCGGAATTTTCGGAATCTATGAAATGGAGTATGTTATAAGTGTTATTTTCAGTATTTTGACTTTTATAATCCTTATCAATGCATTCAATCTCATAGACGGAATTGATGGGCTTGCCGGAGGGTATTCTGTTATCTGCAGTGCGCTTTTCGGGATCAGTTATTACAGATTGGGAGAATATAATTATCCTCTGGTTGTTTTATCTACAATTATAATAGGGGCAGTTCTGGCGTTTTTATATTATAATTTATCCAACTACAGAACCAATAAAATATTTATGGGAGATACGGGTTCCATGCTTCTGGGATTCCTTCTTGCTTTTACTTCCATTTGTTTTATAGACATTTTTATAGATAAAAAACTTCCCGGAATTCCAAGATATCACCTCCAGTCTGCACCTGTGGTAGCGGTAGCAATATTAATTTTGCCCATTGTAGACACTCTTAATGTTATTATGGTAAGATTAATTAACAAAAAATCTCCCTTTGATGCAGACAAGAATCATATCCATCATAAACTGTTAAAACTTAATCTTACACACAGAAGATCAAGCTTTTATATTGTTGTATATTATCTCTTTATTGTAACGGTAGCCTATTATCTCCGACATATAAATGTAAATCTTTTATTATTGATTGTACTTTTTCTGGGTTTTTTGGGAGCTTATATTCCGGATTTTATTTATCTTTTGAAGAAGAATAATAAAAAGACTATCAATTAA
- a CDS encoding polysaccharide biosynthesis/export family protein, with protein sequence MKNCKHLLLLALPLLITTSCITTKDVRYMQPSESLVINEEGLIPYNIPVYRITKNDILNLNIVTTPKGDAAQFYSSLNTSGSGAATNSIANGGGASSGGTGGNSTFYFNGLKVDNNGDINVFGIGFIKAEGRTIAEVSSEIQDKVNENFQEGKSEVRLNTNGITFYVLGDVETTGVTGEKVVHKNTLTITEAIAMSGGLNRTVDRKNIVIHRKLPEGIKKAIIDLTREDVMNSPYFYVQNGDEIYLNTRAKSLNGLGKDPIQTLTTGVSVITTALSIYLLLKNL encoded by the coding sequence ATGAAGAATTGTAAGCATTTATTACTTTTAGCCCTGCCACTTTTAATCACCACATCTTGTATTACTACAAAAGATGTAAGATATATGCAGCCCAGCGAAAGCCTTGTAATTAATGAGGAAGGTTTGATCCCCTATAATATTCCTGTCTACAGAATTACAAAGAACGATATTTTGAACCTGAACATTGTGACTACGCCTAAAGGGGACGCCGCACAGTTCTATTCTTCCCTGAATACTTCAGGATCTGGAGCCGCAACCAATTCCATTGCTAATGGAGGAGGTGCTTCTTCGGGAGGTACAGGTGGAAATAGTACTTTTTACTTTAACGGATTGAAGGTTGATAACAACGGAGATATTAATGTTTTCGGAATAGGCTTTATCAAAGCTGAAGGAAGGACCATTGCGGAAGTGAGCAGTGAAATTCAGGATAAGGTTAACGAAAACTTTCAGGAAGGCAAGTCTGAAGTACGCTTAAATACCAACGGAATTACATTTTACGTCTTGGGAGATGTTGAAACCACAGGCGTTACCGGTGAGAAAGTTGTTCACAAAAATACACTTACTATTACAGAAGCAATTGCAATGAGTGGTGGATTAAACAGAACTGTTGACAGAAAAAACATTGTCATTCACCGGAAATTACCTGAAGGAATTAAAAAAGCAATTATTGATCTCACCCGTGAAGATGTAATGAATTCTCCATATTTTTACGTTCAGAACGGAGACGAAATTTACCTGAATACAAGAGCGAAAAGTCTGAACGGATTAGGAAAAGATCCTATCCAGACTTTAACAACAGGAGTTTCTGTGATTACAACAGCCTTATCTATCTACCTACTTTTAAAAAACCTTTAA